A stretch of the Argentina anserina chromosome 6, drPotAnse1.1, whole genome shotgun sequence genome encodes the following:
- the LOC126800274 gene encoding uncharacterized protein LOC126800274, which yields MFGASHQLPQKSLAMKQEDDKFFSRVLSKESSMANPSFKVYYGGLPANVPFMWESQPGTPKHKFSEETLPPLTPPPSYFSNNPNKNPFKKHSRSNLLRVLFLKISLKKNHFPQSPSSTSSSLFSKSDMSMRVPMNTTCRSRFSSPSSSFDSRGDYEEDGVVGSPASALCFGFRRVMASGANRDCRRF from the coding sequence ATGTTCGGCGCCAGCCACCAGCTTCCCCAGAAGTCCCTCGCAATGAAACAGGAGGATGACAAGTTCTTCTCTAGGGTTCTGTCCAAGGAAAGCTCCATGGCCAATCCATCTTTCAAGGTCTACTATGGAGGATTACCTGCAAATGTACCATTCATGTGGGAATCTCAGCCTGGTACTCCTAAACACAAATTCAGTGAAGAAACGCTTCCTCCTCTTACTCCTCCACCTTCTTATTTCTCCAACAATCCCAATAAAAACCCATTCAAGAAGCACTCAAGATCCAATCTTTTACGTGTTTTGTTCCTAAAGATTAGCCTGAAGAAAAACCATTTTCCGCAATCTCCCTCATCCACATCGTCTTCTTTGTTTTCCAAGTCGGATATGTCCATGCGTGTGCCTATGAACACTACCTGTCGGAGCAGGTTTTCGAGCCCGAGCTCATCTTTTGATTCAAGGGGAGATTATGAAGAGGATGGCGTAGTTGGCTCACCTGCTTCAGCATTATGCTTTGGATTTCGTAGGGTGATGGCTAGTGGAGCCAACAGGGATTGTCGCCGGTTTTGA
- the LOC126800249 gene encoding putative F-box/LRR-repeat protein At3g18150 codes for MASEEVDCISELPDEIVTHILSYLPVADAFSFKLVSRRWSRIQVPLSNIYFSDETIFGKTIFFEGCSNLEKLKSEFVDKVDGFLNLFRGPYLNTFMVDFCLDNESAPAIDKWVSFAVSMQVESIELAFNNTNSQTLYKFPFDLLPEPKPFTRLKRLKLSACSLLLTPESPPPFNCLKTLELKNLPLDQTSLDGVLSSCLDLEWLTLEECKWPRTLRVSSARLRGLRVRHHLPTSTIELNATLLQTVDLKGRALKLSFLVVPPLERVHLAFVNPYAAEVFFDLLPAAVRPKLQILSLRWFKANNINARIPEFSCLKQLDFFSPIYREFDLLSITNLLNACPMLQKIHLNMNINSIRSESRKIEKVVYLNNMKYLHLEEIEISGFCGTPNQMELVIYLLNNAVALKLITLIYSQCKSHDYKWRNADHLSWSKLLTEKQFHDLLHKEMISQGAELIIC; via the exons ATGGCCTCGGAGGAGGTGGATTGTATCAGCGAATTGCCTGATGAAATTGTAACTCACATCCTCTCTTATCTACCTGTGGCAGACGCTTTTTCTTTCAAGTTAGTGTCTCGTAGATGGAGCCGCATCCAGGTTCCCCTCTCTAATATCTACTTCAGTGATGAGACTATATTTGGAAAAACAATTTTCTTCGAGGGATGTAGTAATCTTGAAAAGCTCAAGTCTGAATTTGTTGATAAAGTTGATGGGTTCCTCAACTTGTTTAGAGGGCCGTATCTTAATACATTCATGGTGGATTTCTGCCTGGATAATGAGTCTGCTCCTGCGATCGATAAGTGGGTCAGTTTCGCAGTTTCGATGCAAGTTGAATCAATCGAGCTAGCCTTTAACAATACAAACAGTCAAACCCTCTACAAGTTTCCTTTTGATCTTCTTCCAGAACCCAAACCTTTCACTCGATTGAAGCGTCTCAAGTTGTCAGCATGCTCGCTGTTGCTGACACCTGAGTCTCCTCCTCCTTTCAATTGCTTAAAGACCCTTGAATTGAAGAATCTTCCTTTAGACCAAACCAGTCTAGACGGCGTCCTTTCTTCTTGTTTGGACCTTGAATGGCTGACATTGGAGGAATGTAAATGGCCACGGACGCTGCGTGTGTCCAGCGCCCGATTGAGAGGCTTACGCGTTCGTCATCATCTGCCAACTAGCACTATTGAGCTCAATGCTACTCTACTCCAAACAGTTGATCTTAAAGGTCGCGCATTAAAGCTCTCCTTTTTGGTTGTTCCGCCTCTCGAAAGAGTCCATCTTGCGTTTGTAAACCCATATGCGGCAGAGGTTTTCTTTGATCTTCTACCAGCAGCGGTTCGTCCCAAGTTACAAATTTTATCGCTGAGATGGTTTAAAGCTAAT AATATAAATGCAAGGATCCCCGAATTCAGCTGTCTCAAACAACTGGACTTCTTTAGTCCTATATACAGGGAATTTGACCTCCTCTCAATTACCAACCTTCTAAACGCTTGCCCCATGCTGCAGAAGATCCATCTGAATATGAAT ATCAATTCCATACGCTCGGAAAGCAGGAAAATAGAGAAGGTGGTGTATTTGAATAACATGAAATATTTACATTTGGAAGAAATCGAAATCAGTGGATTTTGCGGGACACCGAATCAAATGGAGCTTGTCATATACCTGCTTAACAATGCAGTGGCCCTTAAGCTTATCACTCTTATCTACTCACAGTGTAAATCACATGATTATAAGTGGCGAAATGCTGATCATCTATCCTGGTCGAAGTTGCTGACTGAGAAGCAATTCCATGATTTGCTTCATAAGGAGATGATTAGCCAAGGGGCAGAGTTAATTATCTGTTGA
- the LOC126800250 gene encoding putative F-box/FBD/LRR-repeat protein At5g56810 isoform X1, translating to MASEEVDCISELPDEIVTHILSYLPVADAFSFKLVSRRWSRIQVPLSNIYFSDETIFGKTIFFEGCSNLEKLKSEFVDKVDGFLNLFRGPYLNTFMVDFCLDNESAPAIDKWVSFAVSMQVESIELAFNNTNSQTLYKFPFDLLPEPKPFTRLKRLKLSACSLLLTPESPPPFNCLKTLELKNLPLDQTSLDGVLSSCLDLEWLTLEECEWPRTLCVSSAGLRGLRVHHHLPTSTIELNATQLQTIDLKGRALKLSFLVVPPLERVHLAFLNPYAAKIFFDLLPAEVRPKFQILSLKWFTANSIHARIPEFSCLKQLDFFSPIYREFDLLSITNLLNACPMLQKIHLNMNISSRHSESRIIEKVEYSNNMKYLHLEEIEISRFRGTSNQMKLVIYLLNNAVALKLITLIYSQCESHDYKWRNVEHLSQSKLLSEKQVHELLCKVMISHGAELIIC from the exons ATGGCCTCGGAGGAGGTGGATTGTATCAGCGAATTGCCTGATGAAATTGTAACTCACATCCTCTCTTATCTACCTGTGGCAGACGCTTTTTCTTTCAAGTTAGTGTCTCGTAGATGGAGCCGCATCCAGGTTCCCCTCTCTAATATCTACTTCAGTGATGAGACTATATTTGGAAAAACAATTTTCTTCGAGGGATGTAGTAATCTTGAAAAGCTCAAGTCTGAATTTGTTGATAAAGTTGATGGGTTCCTCAACTTGTTTAGAGGGCCGTATCTTAATACATTCATGGTGGATTTCTGCCTGGATAATGAGTCTGCTCCTGCGATCGATAAGTGGGTCAGTTTCGCAGTTTCGATGCAAGTTGAATCAATCGAGCTAGCCTTTAACAATACAAACAGTCAAACCCTCTACAAGTTTCCTTTTGATCTTCTTCCAGAACCCAAACCTTTCACTCGATTGAAGCGTCTCAAGTTGTCAGCATGCTCGCTGTTGCTGACACCTGAGTCTCCTCCTCCTTTCAATTGCTTAAAGACCCTTGAATTGAAGAATCTTCCTTTAGACCAAACCAGTCTAGACGGCGTCCTTTCTTCTTGTTTGGACCTTGAATGGCTGACATTGGAGGAATGTGAATGGCCACGGACGCTGTGTGTGTCCAGCGCCGGATTGAGAGGCTTACGCGTCCATCATCATCTACCAACTAGCACTATTGAGCTCAATGCTACTCAACTCCAAACAATTGATCTTAAAGGTCGCGCATTAAAGCTCTCCTTTTTGGTTGTTCCGCCTCTCGAAAGAGTCCATCTTGCGTTTCTAAACCCATATGCGGCAAAGATTTTCTTTGATCTTCTACCAGCAGAGGTTCGTCCCAAATTTCAAATCCTGTCGCTGAAATGGTTTACAGCTAAT AGTATACATGCAAGGATCCCTGAATTCAGCTGTCTCAAACAACTGGACTTTTTTAGTCCTATATACAGGGAATTTGACCTCCTTTCAATTACTAACCTTCTAAACGCTTGCCCCATGCTGCAGAAGATCCATCTGAATATGAAT ATCTCTTCCAGACACTCGGAAAGCAGGATCATAGAGAAGGTGGAGTATTCGAATAACATGAAATATTTACATTTGGAAGAAATAGAAATCAGTAGATTTCGCGGGACATCGAATCAAATGAAGCTTGTCATATACCTTCTTAACAATGCGGTGGCCCTTAAGCTTATCACCCTCATCTACTCTCAGTGTGAATCACATGATTATAAGTGGCGGAATGTTGAGCATCTATCACAGTCTAAGTTGCTGAGTGAGAAGCAAGTCCATGAATTGCTTTGTAAAGTGATGATTAGCCATGGGGCAGAGTTAATTATCTGTTAG
- the LOC126800250 gene encoding putative F-box/FBD/LRR-repeat protein At5g56810 isoform X2, translating into MASEEVDCISELPDEIVTHILSYLPVADAFSFKLVSRRWSRIQVPLSNIYFSDETIFGKTIFFEGCSNLEKLKSEFVDKVDGFLNLFRGPYLNTFMVDFCLDNESAPAIDKWVSFAVSMQVESIELAFNNTNSQTLYKFPFDLLPEPKPFTRLKRLKLSACSLLLTPESPPPFNCLKTLELKNLPLDQTSLDGVLSSCLDLEWLTLEECEWPRTLCVSSAGLRGLRVHHHLPTSTIELNATQLQTIDLKGRALKLSFLVVPPLERVHLAFLNPYAAKIFFDLLPAESIHARIPEFSCLKQLDFFSPIYREFDLLSITNLLNACPMLQKIHLNMNISSRHSESRIIEKVEYSNNMKYLHLEEIEISRFRGTSNQMKLVIYLLNNAVALKLITLIYSQCESHDYKWRNVEHLSQSKLLSEKQVHELLCKVMISHGAELIIC; encoded by the exons ATGGCCTCGGAGGAGGTGGATTGTATCAGCGAATTGCCTGATGAAATTGTAACTCACATCCTCTCTTATCTACCTGTGGCAGACGCTTTTTCTTTCAAGTTAGTGTCTCGTAGATGGAGCCGCATCCAGGTTCCCCTCTCTAATATCTACTTCAGTGATGAGACTATATTTGGAAAAACAATTTTCTTCGAGGGATGTAGTAATCTTGAAAAGCTCAAGTCTGAATTTGTTGATAAAGTTGATGGGTTCCTCAACTTGTTTAGAGGGCCGTATCTTAATACATTCATGGTGGATTTCTGCCTGGATAATGAGTCTGCTCCTGCGATCGATAAGTGGGTCAGTTTCGCAGTTTCGATGCAAGTTGAATCAATCGAGCTAGCCTTTAACAATACAAACAGTCAAACCCTCTACAAGTTTCCTTTTGATCTTCTTCCAGAACCCAAACCTTTCACTCGATTGAAGCGTCTCAAGTTGTCAGCATGCTCGCTGTTGCTGACACCTGAGTCTCCTCCTCCTTTCAATTGCTTAAAGACCCTTGAATTGAAGAATCTTCCTTTAGACCAAACCAGTCTAGACGGCGTCCTTTCTTCTTGTTTGGACCTTGAATGGCTGACATTGGAGGAATGTGAATGGCCACGGACGCTGTGTGTGTCCAGCGCCGGATTGAGAGGCTTACGCGTCCATCATCATCTACCAACTAGCACTATTGAGCTCAATGCTACTCAACTCCAAACAATTGATCTTAAAGGTCGCGCATTAAAGCTCTCCTTTTTGGTTGTTCCGCCTCTCGAAAGAGTCCATCTTGCGTTTCTAAACCCATATGCGGCAAAGATTTTCTTTGATCTTCTACCAGCAGAG AGTATACATGCAAGGATCCCTGAATTCAGCTGTCTCAAACAACTGGACTTTTTTAGTCCTATATACAGGGAATTTGACCTCCTTTCAATTACTAACCTTCTAAACGCTTGCCCCATGCTGCAGAAGATCCATCTGAATATGAAT ATCTCTTCCAGACACTCGGAAAGCAGGATCATAGAGAAGGTGGAGTATTCGAATAACATGAAATATTTACATTTGGAAGAAATAGAAATCAGTAGATTTCGCGGGACATCGAATCAAATGAAGCTTGTCATATACCTTCTTAACAATGCGGTGGCCCTTAAGCTTATCACCCTCATCTACTCTCAGTGTGAATCACATGATTATAAGTGGCGGAATGTTGAGCATCTATCACAGTCTAAGTTGCTGAGTGAGAAGCAAGTCCATGAATTGCTTTGTAAAGTGATGATTAGCCATGGGGCAGAGTTAATTATCTGTTAG